GCCGCGCATGCCGTGCTGCACTTCGGCACCCACGGTGCGCTCGAATTCATGCCGGGCAAGCAGGCAGGTCTGTCCGGCGCCTGCTGGCCGGACCGCCTGATCGGCGCGCTGCCCAATCTCTATCTGTACGCATCGAACAATCCGTCCGAGGGCGCGCTGGCCAAGCGCCGATCCGGCGCCACGCTGATCAGCTACATGACGCCTCCGGTCACTCAGGCCGGCCTGTACGCCGGACTGGCCGAAATGAAGGTGTCGGTCGAACGCTGGCGCGCACGCGAACCGGGCAGCGAGCGCGAGGCACCGGCACTGGCCGCGCTGATCCAGGCGCAGGCGGCGGCGCTCGAACTGAGCGCGGCGACACCGCCGTGGACCGACGCCGAAGCCGCCATCGCGACGCTCGGCCTGCAGATGCATGAACTGGAGCGCACGCTCATCCCCTGCGGTCTGCACGTGGTGGGCGAAGCGCCGACAGAAACCGAACGCGCCGACCTGCTGCACGCGGTCGCCCAGGCCGGTCACGGCATCGAGCTGCCGCGCACCATGATTGCCGCCGTCATGCGCGGCGACAGCCCGGAGCGCATCCGCAGCGCAGGCAATCTGGCCGATGACGACGGCACGCGCGCACTGATTGCCGAACTGACGAAAACGAACAGCCTGCTGGCCAAGGACCACGAGGTCGATGCGCTGGTGCACGCTCTGGACGGCCGCTTCGTGCGTCCGGCCCCCGGCGGAGATCTGCTGCGCACACCGGCGGTGCTGCCGACCGGCCGCAACCTGCACGGCTTCGACCCTTTCCGCATCCCGAGCGCCTTCGCCGTCATCGATGGCGCGAAACAGGCGGCCCGCCTGCTTGCCCGCCACACCGACGACGGTCACCCCTTCCCGGAATCGATCGCCATGGTGCTGTGGGGCACCGACAACCTGAAAAGCGAGGGCGGGCCGATCGCGCAGGCGCTGGCGCTGATGGGTGCGAAGCCGCGCTTCGACAGCTACGGCCGCCTGGTCGGCGCGCAGCTGCTGCCGCTGGAAGAACTGGGCCGGCCGCGGGTCGACGTCGTGATCACGCTGTCCGGCATCTTCCGCGACCTGATGCCGCTGCAGATCCGCATGCTGGCCGAAGCCGCCTTCCTTGCCGCCAGCGCCGACGAGCCGCTGGCGCACAATTTCATCCGCAAGCACGCGCTGGCCTTCCAGGCCACCAACGGCTGCGACCTCGAAACCGCCGCGCTGCGCGTATTCGGCAATGCCGAAGGCGCTTACGGCTCGAACGTGAATCACCTGATCGAGAACAGCCGCTGGGACGACGAGGACGAGCTGGCGGAAACCTATACCCGCCGCAAGGGCCACGCCTACGGCCGCAGCGGCCGGCCGGTTGCCCGCAGCGCGCTGCTCACAAGCGTGCTGGCCGACGTCGAACTGGCCTACCAGAACCTCGAGTCGGTCGAACTGGGCGTGACCACGGTCGACACCTATTTCGACACGCTGGGCGGCATCTCCCGCGCGGTGCGCCGCGCCCGCGGCGCCGACGCCGCGGTGGCACCGGTCTATATCGGCGACCAGACCCTGGGCGAAGGATCGGTGCGCACGCTGGACGAACAGGTGGCGCTGGAGACGCGCACCCGCATGCTGAATCCGAAGTGGTACGAAGGCATGCTGGCGCACGGCTACGAAGGCGTGCGCCAGATCGAAGCGCACATCACCAACACCATGGGCTGGTCGGCCACCACCGGCCAGGTGTCGCCCTGGGTGTACCAGCAGCTGACGCAGACCTTCGTGCTCGACGAAAAGATGCGCAGCCGGCTGGCCGAACTGAACCCCACCGCCGCCGCCAAGCTCGCCAACCGGCTGATCGAGGCGCACGACCGACGTTACTGGCAGCCGGACGACAGCGTGCTCGCGCGCCTGCGCGAAGCCGGCGACGAACTGGAAGACCGCCTCGAAGGCGTGTTCCAGCGGGCCAGCGCATGAAGCACCTCACCCACCTTTCCAGGGCCGCACCGTGAATACAGTCACCACCACCCATGTCCCGCTGTCGTCGCTGAAGACGCGCCGCGGCCCTTCGCATCCTGACGGCGAAGGCAGCGTGCAGGTGCATCAGGACCCGGCGCTGCGCATCGGCACCGCCAAGGTGTTCGCCGTCTATGGCAAGGGCGGCATCGGCAAGAGCACGACATCGTCCAATCTGTCGGTCGCCTTTTCCAAGCTCGGCAAACGCGTACTGCAGATCGGCTGCGACCCCAAGCACGACTCGACCTTCACGCTCACCAAGTCGCTGGTGCCGACGGTGATCGACATTCTCGAGACCGTCGATTTCCATTCCGAAGAACTGCGGCCGGAGGACTTCGTGTTCCCCGGCTACAACGGCGTCATGTGCGT
The window above is part of the Methyloversatilis discipulorum genome. Proteins encoded here:
- a CDS encoding magnesium chelatase subunit H; this translates as MPKLTSRAEPSTADATPIRVVIVTMDTHLASATERARSALRRELPGLELEVHAASEWSDRPEALARCEAAIGAADIVIATMLFMEDHFRPVLPALIARREHCDAMVCAMSAGEVARLTRIGRFDMSAPPSGPMALLKRLRGNAGKGGSSSGERQMRMLRRLPKLLRFIPGTAQDVRAYFLTLQYWLAGSQDNVANMVRFLIDRYADGPRAHLRGRMKPGAPFDYPEVGVYHPRIAQRIAEQVAALPTAPEARGTVGVLLMRSYLLAGNAAHYDGVIAALEARGLSVIPAFATGLDARPAVERFFIRDGRAVVDAVVSLTGFSLVGGPAYNDAKAAEDLLARLDVPYLAAHPVEFQTLEQWGASERGLLPVENTIMVAIPELDGATSPMVFGGRSAGAGGTCEGCARRCSFPPSEGGRDMHVCAERADMLSDKVARLIALRRAERAQRRVAVVLFNFPPNGGAVGTAAHLSVFASLYRTLGALKREGYQIDMPASEAALRDALLTGNAERFGAPANVHHRIPADEHVRRETWLGEIEAHWGPAPGRDLSDGRHLFVLGARFGNVFVGVQPSFGYEGDPMRLLFEQGFTPTHAFSAFYRWLREDFAAHAVLHFGTHGALEFMPGKQAGLSGACWPDRLIGALPNLYLYASNNPSEGALAKRRSGATLISYMTPPVTQAGLYAGLAEMKVSVERWRAREPGSEREAPALAALIQAQAAALELSAATPPWTDAEAAIATLGLQMHELERTLIPCGLHVVGEAPTETERADLLHAVAQAGHGIELPRTMIAAVMRGDSPERIRSAGNLADDDGTRALIAELTKTNSLLAKDHEVDALVHALDGRFVRPAPGGDLLRTPAVLPTGRNLHGFDPFRIPSAFAVIDGAKQAARLLARHTDDGHPFPESIAMVLWGTDNLKSEGGPIAQALALMGAKPRFDSYGRLVGAQLLPLEELGRPRVDVVITLSGIFRDLMPLQIRMLAEAAFLAASADEPLAHNFIRKHALAFQATNGCDLETAALRVFGNAEGAYGSNVNHLIENSRWDDEDELAETYTRRKGHAYGRSGRPVARSALLTSVLADVELAYQNLESVELGVTTVDTYFDTLGGISRAVRRARGADAAVAPVYIGDQTLGEGSVRTLDEQVALETRTRMLNPKWYEGMLAHGYEGVRQIEAHITNTMGWSATTGQVSPWVYQQLTQTFVLDEKMRSRLAELNPTAAAKLANRLIEAHDRRYWQPDDSVLARLREAGDELEDRLEGVFQRASA